Below is a genomic region from Deltaproteobacteria bacterium.
GGCCATTTCTTCGACGTTTAAGCCTAGCCCAACCAGGGATCCAAGGGGAAGCGATTCCGGCACGTGAGATCTCCAGCTACTCATCAGGTCAAGCACATGCATACCTGGTCGCAGATATCTCCCGTACAGGGCCTTGATCATTGCCTGAGCTTGGCTATCAATGTGCGTAATGAGTCGAGGTTTGGCGTAGAAGATCGCGTCCTTGCTTTCATCATTCCTCATAAAAGGGTCATCTGAGAAAAAATCGGTTGGTTTTTCTCCAGAACGTGCCTGCATGCCGGGGCCATTGGTGATGGTCTCAATCCAATCCGTCAGCCTTCCACCGCGCTCATCGTCCTTTTCTCGAACATCCACCACGGTCACCTGGAGCCCAGTGGCCCTGTCGGCCAAGGGATGGTTCAGGTCCACCGAGAGTTTTGATCTGTCAACACCAATGCACCGGAACGGTTCCATGTTGGCATCATAGATATTTGCCAAGCCTTTCAGAAGACCTCTTGGATAGAACCGACCCATCCGGGGTTCAATCCGATGGCCATTGAGTTTTCGCCGTTCAAATTGTTTAGTTGGGATGTCGAAAACTTGCTTTGTAGCGCAAGAGGGCATCATCTCAGCCGGGGAAAACAGAAATTGGAGTCGATCTTTGGGTTGGCTGCCCATCAATTCGTTCGTGACGACCTTCGGGAAAAGATCGCGCCAGAAATTAACATGCTCTGCGCGATAGACCTCCGTGTGGGTTGCTAGATCACTCTTCCAGGTGAGTTCGATCTCCAGCGCTCCCAATGTATGTTCACTGATTCTTGTCATAGTTCTCTCCTTGTTCCCCTATTTTTTTACACTTCGCATTGACATGCCTTGTTGTTTTGAATGCTTACCTGTTCCTCGTAAGAATTTACCTGTGCCGTCTGCCTGCCAGATCCAATGGCAAGTTGCTTTGGAAGGGGACTCCGATGCGCATATCCCCTTTTCTTCATTTCTTGCACAAGGGCTTGGTGACGGAGATAGAGGGCCTTCAGCTTGCCTCGCCACCTTATGGTTTCTGGGTGTTTGGAATAGCCCCTTTTCCTTTGTGTCAATATTGCCCAAATAGCGTGTCATTCCCTGTGCTCACCGAGAAGATGTTGGCGACACAATTTTCCCGGAGAAACATCCCAAATCCGCATGTACCTTTCCTCCCGTTTGTGATTGAAGATCCTGCCAACTCTTTTGGATATCATTTATAAATTAAGACTGAATCAAAAGGAGTCAATCTGGCGGGAACTTTTGTTAAGGCAAGGTTTCAAAGTAGGAATTGGTTAGGCCGTCTAACAGAAGGAAGGAATGAATCCGGATGGAGAACACCTCTGCATCGGGGTGGTCGGCGAAGCCTTCGAGTTGGGCATGTCTGCTCATGAGGGCCTCTCGGATCTGGCGCCTCATGTTGTCGTCTCCGATCTGTTCAAACACGCCGGTCACAGTGAGGGCCTTGGCCTG
It encodes:
- a CDS encoding methyltransferase domain-containing protein, whose product is MTRISEHTLGALEIELTWKSDLATHTEVYRAEHVNFWRDLFPKVVTNELMGSQPKDRLQFLFSPAEMMPSCATKQVFDIPTKQFERRKLNGHRIEPRMGRFYPRGLLKGLANIYDANMEPFRCIGVDRSKLSVDLNHPLADRATGLQVTVVDVREKDDERGGRLTDWIETITNGPGMQARSGEKPTDFFSDDPFMRNDESKDAIFYAKPRLITHIDSQAQAMIKALYGRYLRPGMHVLDLMSSWRSHVPESLPLGSLVGLGLNVEEMADNPQLTEYVVHDLNTEPRLPFEDRRFDAVICTVSVEYMTRPFEVFRDVARILRPEGLFIHTFSNRWFPPKAIKIWEELSEFERTGLVSEYFLESGSYDNLKTYSARGWPRPETDRYYPGLLTADPVYAVLGQTAS